The Shewanella mangrovisoli genome has a window encoding:
- a CDS encoding metal ABC transporter permease — protein sequence MLDLELMSILLPALAAGILVLSTHIVLGKQVLKRGIIFIDLAIAQVAALGAIVAHMDHRLEDMPFSNVWMPALFALVGAGFIAWLSKRMAGELEAMIGCFYVLSAVAAMLLLANDPHGAELLKQLMSGQILWVSWSQLVLPTVVYAAVLAVIFLRPQILNGAGFYPLFALVITLSVELVGVYLVFSTLILPALALNKYQGKNSLFYAYLVGLMGYLLGLVLSATLDLPSGAAIVATLALSALVFRLGLSKTAAVRQVAN from the coding sequence ATGTCGATCCTGCTGCCAGCATTGGCGGCGGGGATCTTAGTGCTTTCAACGCATATTGTACTTGGCAAACAAGTGCTTAAGCGTGGGATCATCTTTATCGATTTAGCCATTGCGCAAGTCGCCGCGCTGGGGGCGATAGTGGCACATATGGACCACAGGTTAGAGGATATGCCATTTTCTAATGTGTGGATGCCAGCCTTATTCGCCCTCGTGGGGGCGGGATTTATCGCTTGGTTATCCAAGCGAATGGCGGGCGAGCTAGAGGCGATGATAGGTTGCTTTTACGTGTTGTCGGCGGTGGCGGCCATGCTATTGCTGGCGAACGATCCCCACGGGGCAGAGCTGTTAAAGCAATTGATGTCGGGCCAGATCCTTTGGGTGAGTTGGTCGCAATTAGTGTTACCGACAGTGGTGTATGCGGCTGTGTTAGCGGTGATATTCTTGCGGCCACAGATCTTAAACGGTGCGGGATTCTATCCGCTGTTTGCGCTGGTGATCACTTTATCGGTTGAGCTGGTTGGGGTCTATTTAGTGTTTAGCACACTCATTTTGCCAGCACTGGCGCTCAACAAATACCAAGGTAAGAACAGCCTATTTTACGCTTATCTGGTCGGCCTTATGGGTTACTTGCTGGGGCTGGTGCTCTCGGCAACGTTGGACTTACCGAGCGGCGCGGCGATTGTCGCGACTTTGGCCCTTAGTGCCTTGGTCTTCCGTTTAGGCCTAAGTAAAACCGCGGCAGTGCGCCAGGTCGCAAACTAG